The Megachile rotundata isolate GNS110a chromosome 11, iyMegRotu1, whole genome shotgun sequence genome includes a region encoding these proteins:
- the CycB3 gene encoding cyclin B3 isoform X1 encodes MKMAPSKILNAQNKQSNINITNARKRVTRSQNSKTNNVLIKPPVLGKDPCVKRKAEASPPKEKTTKRSALGNITNAIGKTLGTHQQEPKKVVKKATATQAKSFTQTSSIRTLEKAITKPEIIPPKPKPVLHPKPVKKDEEKTEVASTIVNVRHSLDLEKSEDNSLYVSALEDVGDDTSKKSRRSNIQQPEITEISEKENESETSTSEVSSKTEEKTIAACLDAVPERVLPEGVQWDFDAENWLDPFQVSHYAMDIFNYLKDRERLFPIGDYMDRQICLSRWMRALLIDWMVEVQESFELNHETLYLAVKLVDLYLTKITVGKETLQLLGAASLFIASKYDERIPPMVEDFLYICDGAYTQRELIRMEMSVLKVIDFDLGIPLSYRFLRRYARCAKVSMPTLTLARYILEYSLMDYSTIMFSDSKIAAAALLVALQMKDLGGWTATLEYYSGYKVEDIKDIANLLNQGLHRKHKEALTTVRNKYSHKIFFEVAKLPLKDTLDI; translated from the exons ATGAAAATGGCAccatcaaaaattttaaatgcacAAAATAAACAAagcaatattaatataacaaatgcaagaaaaagagtaacaagaagtcaaaattctaaaacaaataatgttttaattaaaccACCTGTTCTTGGAAAAGATCCCTGTGTTAAAAGAAAAGCGGAAGCATCTCCACCAAAAGAAAAAACTACAAAAAGATCTGCATTAGGGAACATCACTAAT GCTATTGGCAAGACATTGGGAACTCATCAACAGGAACCAAAGAAAGTAGTTAAAAAAGCTACTGCTACTCAAGCAAAATCTTTCACTCAGACAAGTTCTATCAGAACGCTTGAAAAAGCTATAACTAAACCTGAAATAATACCTCCAAAACCAAAGCCAGTGCTTCATCCGAAACCAGTGAAGAAAGATGAGGAGAAAACTGAAGTAGCTAGTACAATTGTAAATGTTAGACATAGTTTAGATTTAGAAAAATCAGAAGACAATTCTTTATATGTAAGTGCATTAGAGGACGTGGGAGATGACACTTCTAAGAAATCAAGGAGAAGCAATATTCAG CAACCTGAAATAACAGAAATCtctgaaaaagaaaatgaaagtgaaaCAAGTACATCTGAAGTATCTTCAAAAACTGAAGAAAAAACTATAGCAGCATGTTTAGATGCTGTGCCTGAAAGAGTATTACCTGAAGGAGTTCAATGGGATTTTGATGCAGAGAATTGGTTAGACCCATTTCAGGTTTCTCACTATGCCATGGATATCTTTAATTACTTAAAAGATAGAGAACGTTTATTTCCCATTGGAGATTATATGGATAGACAAATATGTCTCTCACGATGGATGAGAGCATTATTAATTGACTGGATGGTAGAAGTTCAAGAATCATTTGAACTGAACCATGAAACTTTGTATTTGGCTGTGAAATTAGTTGATTTGTATCTAACAAAAATAACGGTTGGTAAAGAAACATTACAATTGTTAGGTGCTGCAAGTCTTTTCATAGCAAGTAAATATGAT GAAAGAATACCTCCAATGGTCGAAGACTTTTTGTATATATGTGACGGTGCTTACACACAAAGAGAATTAATTAGAATGGAAATGAGTGTTTTGAAAGTAATCGATTTTGATCTTGGTATACCTCTTTCGTATAGGTTTTTAAGACGATACGCTAGG TGTGCAAAGGTATCGATGCCAACTTTAACTTTAGCCCGATATATTTTGGAATATTCCCTGATGGATTATTCAACAATAATGTTTAGTGATAGTAAAATCGCTGCAGCTGCGCTCCTAGTTGCGTTACAAATGAAAGATCTAGGAGGATGGACTGCGACTTTAGAATATTATAGTGGGTATAAAGTTGAAGACATAAAAGACATTGCCAACCTCTTGAACCAAGGGTTACATCGGAAACATAAGGAAGCATTAACAACGGTCCGCAACAAATATAGTCACAA gatATTCTTTGAAGTAGCGAAGCTGCCATTAAAAGATACCTTAGATATATAA
- the CycB3 gene encoding cyclin B3 isoform X2: MKMAPSKILNAQNKQSNINITNARKRVTRSQNSKTNNVLIKPPVLGKDPCVKRKAEASPPKEKTTKRSALGNITNAIGKTLGTHQQEPKKVVKKATATQAKSFTQTSSIRTLEKAITKPEIIPPKPKPVLHPKPVKKDEEKTEVASTIVNVRHSLDLEKSEDNSLYVSALEDVGDDTSKKSRRSNIQQPEITEISEKENESETSTSEVSSKTEEKTIAACLDAVPERVLPEGVQWDFDAENWLDPFQVSHYAMDIFNYLKDRERLFPIGDYMDRQICLSRWMRALLIDWMVEVQESFELNHETLYLAVKLVDLYLTKITVGKETLQLLGAASLFIASKYDERIPPMVEDFLYICDGAYTQRELIRMEMSVLKVIDFDLGIPLSYRFLRRYARCAKVSMPTLTLARYILEYSLMDYSTIMFSDSKIAAAALLVALQMKDLGGWTATLEYYSGYKVEDIKDIANLLNQGLHRKHKEALTTVRNKYSHKIPYLTCIRS, encoded by the exons ATGAAAATGGCAccatcaaaaattttaaatgcacAAAATAAACAAagcaatattaatataacaaatgcaagaaaaagagtaacaagaagtcaaaattctaaaacaaataatgttttaattaaaccACCTGTTCTTGGAAAAGATCCCTGTGTTAAAAGAAAAGCGGAAGCATCTCCACCAAAAGAAAAAACTACAAAAAGATCTGCATTAGGGAACATCACTAAT GCTATTGGCAAGACATTGGGAACTCATCAACAGGAACCAAAGAAAGTAGTTAAAAAAGCTACTGCTACTCAAGCAAAATCTTTCACTCAGACAAGTTCTATCAGAACGCTTGAAAAAGCTATAACTAAACCTGAAATAATACCTCCAAAACCAAAGCCAGTGCTTCATCCGAAACCAGTGAAGAAAGATGAGGAGAAAACTGAAGTAGCTAGTACAATTGTAAATGTTAGACATAGTTTAGATTTAGAAAAATCAGAAGACAATTCTTTATATGTAAGTGCATTAGAGGACGTGGGAGATGACACTTCTAAGAAATCAAGGAGAAGCAATATTCAG CAACCTGAAATAACAGAAATCtctgaaaaagaaaatgaaagtgaaaCAAGTACATCTGAAGTATCTTCAAAAACTGAAGAAAAAACTATAGCAGCATGTTTAGATGCTGTGCCTGAAAGAGTATTACCTGAAGGAGTTCAATGGGATTTTGATGCAGAGAATTGGTTAGACCCATTTCAGGTTTCTCACTATGCCATGGATATCTTTAATTACTTAAAAGATAGAGAACGTTTATTTCCCATTGGAGATTATATGGATAGACAAATATGTCTCTCACGATGGATGAGAGCATTATTAATTGACTGGATGGTAGAAGTTCAAGAATCATTTGAACTGAACCATGAAACTTTGTATTTGGCTGTGAAATTAGTTGATTTGTATCTAACAAAAATAACGGTTGGTAAAGAAACATTACAATTGTTAGGTGCTGCAAGTCTTTTCATAGCAAGTAAATATGAT GAAAGAATACCTCCAATGGTCGAAGACTTTTTGTATATATGTGACGGTGCTTACACACAAAGAGAATTAATTAGAATGGAAATGAGTGTTTTGAAAGTAATCGATTTTGATCTTGGTATACCTCTTTCGTATAGGTTTTTAAGACGATACGCTAGG TGTGCAAAGGTATCGATGCCAACTTTAACTTTAGCCCGATATATTTTGGAATATTCCCTGATGGATTATTCAACAATAATGTTTAGTGATAGTAAAATCGCTGCAGCTGCGCTCCTAGTTGCGTTACAAATGAAAGATCTAGGAGGATGGACTGCGACTTTAGAATATTATAGTGGGTATAAAGTTGAAGACATAAAAGACATTGCCAACCTCTTGAACCAAGGGTTACATCGGAAACATAAGGAAGCATTAACAACGGTCCGCAACAAATATAGTCACAA AATACCGTATTTAACATGCATCAGATCTTGA